One Flavobacterium sp. 90 DNA segment encodes these proteins:
- a CDS encoding class I SAM-dependent methyltransferase yields the protein MKDLFGKAMFDFHTNNSPENIITETSISEEDEMSVDYLFRSYIEMPKLEQKALQLATGKTLDVGCGAGSHSLSLQNDRNLDVTAIDISEKAIETCRLRGVKNTKVQNILDFEGEKFDTIILLMNGTGIFGKLENCNKFLTKLRSLLNPGGQILIDSSDIIYMFDEDEDGGKWIPSNNDYYGELVFNISYKGEKEEPFDWLYLDYNTLQNAAIANGLKCELILEGEHYDYLAKLSI from the coding sequence ATGAAAGATCTATTTGGGAAGGCGATGTTCGACTTTCACACCAATAATTCGCCGGAAAACATAATTACAGAAACTTCAATTTCTGAAGAGGATGAAATGAGCGTCGATTATTTATTCCGTTCTTATATTGAAATGCCAAAACTCGAGCAAAAAGCATTGCAATTAGCGACGGGAAAAACACTAGATGTTGGTTGCGGAGCGGGAAGTCATAGTTTGTCATTACAAAATGATCGTAATTTGGATGTAACTGCGATTGATATTTCAGAAAAAGCAATCGAAACCTGTAGACTTCGCGGCGTAAAAAACACAAAAGTTCAGAATATATTAGATTTTGAAGGAGAAAAATTTGATACGATTATCTTATTGATGAATGGAACTGGTATTTTTGGAAAACTGGAAAATTGCAATAAATTCTTGACCAAGCTGAGATCTCTTTTAAATCCTGGTGGTCAAATTTTAATAGACAGTTCTGATATCATCTATATGTTTGACGAAGATGAAGATGGTGGAAAATGGATTCCGTCTAATAATGATTATTACGGGGAACTTGTTTTTAATATTTCGTATAAAGGAGAAAAAGAAGAACCTTTTGATTGGCTATATTTAGATTACAATACATTGCAAAATGCTGCAATTGCAAACGGACTTAAATGTGAACTTATTTTAGAAGGTGAGCATTATGATTATTTAGCCAAACTTTCTATTTAA
- a CDS encoding YkgJ family cysteine cluster protein encodes MKQILNNLNKLAKDKHIENKKYFDKLKKKQPKNLDYVMQDLHDAEFKKTDCLQCANCCKTTGPLFTLADIERISKSFRQKPQQFIEQYLRIDEDKDYVLKSVPCTFLDSENYCMIYDVRPKACREFPHTDRKKFHQITDLTLKNVAICPAAYNIVEEMKKKVPL; translated from the coding sequence TTGAAACAGATTTTAAATAACTTAAATAAGTTAGCCAAAGATAAGCATATCGAAAACAAAAAGTATTTTGATAAGCTGAAAAAGAAACAGCCCAAGAATTTAGATTATGTAATGCAGGATTTGCATGACGCCGAATTTAAAAAAACGGATTGTTTACAATGCGCCAATTGTTGCAAAACAACCGGGCCATTATTTACTTTGGCAGATATCGAGAGAATTTCAAAATCTTTCAGACAAAAGCCACAGCAATTTATTGAGCAATACCTTCGAATAGATGAAGATAAAGATTATGTTTTAAAAAGCGTTCCATGTACTTTCTTGGATAGTGAGAATTATTGTATGATTTATGATGTTCGTCCAAAAGCATGTCGTGAATTTCCGCATACTGACCGAAAAAAGTTTCATCAAATTACTGATCTTACGCTTAAAAATGTTGCTATTTGTCCCGCGGCTTATAATATAGTAGAAGAAATGAAAAAGAAGGTTCCTTTATAA
- a CDS encoding FtsX-like permease family protein: MNLEYFIAKRLITAKDYKSSISSPIIKIAISAIAIGIIMMLVSVATGIGLQQKIRDKVSAFNGQVIISNYDNNNSEVTLVPISKKQDFYPNFKSVPEVKHIQAIASKAGIIRTESAFEGIIFKGVGSDYDWSNIKEYLVEGKLPNFSKDLNEEVLISRFLANRLNLKVGDNFNTFFVKEEQGKLPNIRRFKIAGIFNSGFQDFDATYVIGDIRHIQRINKWTPDQIGAFEIFVNDFGSIKQVGNQIYDQTPSTLDTKTIIEKYSYIFDWLQLFDFNIIVILAVMILVATINMVVALLVLILERTQMIGILKAMGANNWTVRKIFLYNAFYLIMRGLFWGNLIGISLLLIQQQFGVIALNPENYYVNQAPVYLNWTYIVLLNVLTVTVCFLVLLIPSYIITKISPVKAIRFE, from the coding sequence TTGAATTTAGAATATTTCATAGCCAAAAGACTAATTACTGCAAAAGATTATAAAAGCAGTATTTCATCGCCTATTATTAAAATTGCTATTTCGGCAATTGCTATTGGTATTATTATGATGCTTGTTTCAGTTGCAACCGGAATTGGACTGCAGCAAAAAATACGCGATAAAGTTTCTGCTTTCAATGGACAGGTAATTATTTCTAATTACGATAATAATAATTCGGAAGTAACTTTAGTGCCAATTTCCAAAAAACAGGATTTTTATCCCAATTTCAAATCAGTTCCCGAGGTAAAACATATTCAGGCAATCGCAAGTAAAGCCGGAATCATCAGAACTGAAAGTGCTTTTGAAGGAATTATTTTCAAAGGTGTCGGATCAGATTACGATTGGAGTAATATAAAAGAATATCTTGTTGAAGGGAAATTGCCTAATTTCTCAAAAGATCTGAATGAAGAAGTTTTGATTTCAAGATTTCTAGCAAACAGACTGAATTTGAAAGTAGGGGATAATTTCAATACTTTTTTTGTAAAAGAAGAACAAGGAAAGTTACCAAATATCCGCCGATTCAAGATTGCGGGTATTTTTAATTCCGGATTTCAAGATTTCGATGCTACATATGTAATAGGTGATATTCGTCATATCCAAAGAATTAATAAATGGACTCCAGATCAGATTGGTGCATTTGAAATTTTTGTAAATGATTTTGGGAGTATCAAACAAGTGGGAAATCAAATTTATGATCAGACACCGTCAACTTTAGATACTAAAACAATAATTGAAAAGTACAGTTATATTTTTGACTGGCTTCAGCTCTTCGATTTTAATATAATAGTAATTTTAGCCGTAATGATTTTAGTGGCGACTATAAATATGGTAGTGGCATTGTTGGTTCTTATTTTAGAGCGCACCCAAATGATTGGGATTCTAAAAGCAATGGGGGCCAATAACTGGACAGTTCGAAAAATCTTTTTGTATAACGCCTTTTATCTAATCATGCGTGGATTGTTTTGGGGTAACTTAATTGGTATATCACTTTTGTTAATCCAACAGCAGTTTGGAGTAATCGCTCTTAATCCTGAAAACTATTATGTCAACCAGGCGCCGGTTTATTTAAATTGGACTTACATTGTTTTATTGAATGTCTTAACGGTTACGGTTTGCTTTTTGGTATTACTAATTCCTTCCTATATTATAACAAAGATTTCGCCGGTCAAAGCAATTCGATTTGAGTGA